Within the Gossypium raimondii isolate GPD5lz chromosome 12, ASM2569854v1, whole genome shotgun sequence genome, the region aaacagtgattttgaaaaccataaaaaacTGAAGGgcctaaattataaataacccatcaacttaaaatcaaacaaaaaccccctttttaaaccctaaaaagaacattttctttctttctttgacaTTGCGCCGTAATGTTCTCCTTCTGCCCTCCTATGGCGATGAAACAAAGGAGCTTCAACGACGCCACACCGGTAAGTTCCCTTTACTCCCTTCCtcgttttgtttatttgttgtttttttagaagtaaaagaaaagaactaaaataaattttaaaaaaaatagtaaaggaacagagaaaaataaaaccaaatcccaccttcaaaaatatttttctgtatattttctttttgatttcggtacaaaaaaaaaatttgctaaCCCCGTTACAAAGATCGATTGGCCTTTATATAGCCGAATCAAAAAAAACAAGCCCTCGAAAACTTCCCCCCATTTACATTTTTGTCATATTTTCTGCCATTATCGATTGTTTGTTGCATGTGTATGGAAAACGTGCGTTGTGCGGGGCTACTGGACGTGCGAGCAAGAACGTGGAACAACGGGACAGCTGCTGCGACATGAGGACGTGTGCGGCGCTGGGAAAACTGCCTGGAACTTTCTGGGCCACTCTGTAATTGGGCTAGGGTTAATGGTTTGGTCTTTATTGGGTTCAATTGGTTTAATGGGTTTAGGTTATTTGAGACTCGAACTCATAGGGAAGAAAATAGATTTATGGATGGAATCAAATATGTAGTAGTTACAGACAAAAGTATTCGGTTATTGGTGAAAAATCAATATACTTCTAATGTCGAATCAGGATCAACTAGGACAGAAATAAAGCATTGGGTCGAACTcttcttatttgtaaaaatggaTTATGTATTTATTTGGGCCCGGGTAAAAATGGCCTATTACATATGTAATTTGAGATTGTGAGGTTTTGGTGGAAGTACGAGAACAATGGGAAGCTTGAGCATGAATGGGGAAGGAGGTGAAAGGATGAATGTTGTTTTGCAAAGTTTCTCTCTTTTGTTTGGTTGACCAAAAAATCTagtaaaatgaaagaaaagtttgaactttttttttctaattttttaatcacaCTGTTGTGTGGTGTCACATATCAAAAGTAAGAGCATTTTGTGGGTTCTTCATGATTTTGAATTATAAGTaagaaaacttattttgattttgggttttgattgattattttttgaatgttttatattttgaatattttatttataaattttagaatttagacCAAACAGCAATTAAGCCTTTAtgtaaatttatagtttttaaatgttttatattttatgtccttttataataaattatatatattttcaagttcttaacattataattttttaatttagactaaattgaaaaaaatgtgtaaaaattgagggttaaatttcttGAGTTTTTCTAGAATTAAGACCAAACtgacaaaatatgtaaagtgttaatgactaaatttgttattataccaatcaaaagaTCGCCACGTTAGCATTTCGTTTAGCAACCAAGGCATTTTAATGTGGAGTGACTTAAAATGACAATTAATCTAGTGGAAgtaactaaattaacaaaaaaaaaaaattggtgacCAAAAAAGGAACGTATTAAAACTTGGGTGACTATTTggatagtttaccctttaaatttttaggattattattaaaaaaattaaaaacatcaaattgaTATTTGGTTATAGCTaggggctaaatttgttattaacccTTTAAATTAACGTGCCACATCACCCTCTTAATGGAAGATGGATGGGTGACAATAATGTAACATTTCGATAACTTTAATGACaattatgtaacttttaaaagttgagtgactgaaatgtaattttaataaaaggttagGGACAAttgatgtagtttacccttgAAATTAAAACTGAGAAAAAAGGCCCAATAGAGCGGCAGTATTGCTGTttaaaactaagaaaaagaaGCCCAATAGCCGAAGTGTTGATGtttaaaacccattttagtTGGCGATAAATATACCTTGGGGACTCAACTGAATCGCCTCCAATCCAAAACCCTAGGCCAACACCAGAGGCAGCTCCAAAATGGTTCAGCGGCTCACTTACCGCACGCGTCACAGCTACGCCACCAAATCCAACCAGCACCGCGTCGTCAAAACCCCAGGTATCTTCTTCCATCTCTCTCTCCAAAACCCAGATTCGTAAAGATATTTTGGTTCATTTGAATCCATGGGACGACTGTTTATGATCGATGGTGCATTGGCATGGCGGTGAtttcctcttttgtttttgcttcTATAGGAGGGAAGCTTGTTTATCAAACGACAAAGAAAAGAGCTAGTGGACCTAAATGTCCTGTTACCGGCAAGAGGATTCAAGGAGTAtgcctttttttcccttttgatgGAATTTATTGAATGACTGTTGAATTATTTATAAGGAAGTTGTTTCTTGGTTATGATTTTAGGGAGCTGAGATGTGATTCATTggagattttgattcattctttTTAGGTTTCTGTGAAGTTTTGATCTTGTGATATTTTAGACTTAAATGTTATggtaattttaacttatatgtACGTTTAGGGTCATTTTGATCATCAGCGTTATTTCAATTTACATTGTTTCATGGCTTTTCAATTGAAGTACAATGTGGGCATACGGAGAACGAAAACTGTGTATTTCAGTTTGACTATAGTTTTCTCAGTTTCGCTTAAATAAGCCTATAATATTTTGCAGATTCCTCATTTGAGGCCTGCTGAGTATAAGAGGTCTAGGTTGCCTAGAAACCGTAGGACTGTGAACCGTGCTTATGGTGGAGTTCTATCTGGAAGTGCTGTTCGAGAAAGGTTTGTTCATCAACATTTGAGACTTTCTATGTCATGTTGCATTCATGTATTCAGCGGTTCAAGACATGTTTTGTTGATTGGGGATTATTGCAGGATCATAAGGGCCTTCTTGGTGGAAGAGCAAAAGATTGTGAAGAAGGTACTGAAGATTCAGAAGACAAAGGAAAAGCAATCATCCAAGTGAGAGCTAGGATTTGCTAATGGATTGATAGTGAATCTTGGAATAGTAGTTTGAGGGGATTTAAGATTTGGATTTATGTTTTTACATTTGTTATGAATCATGTTCTACTTTTTCATCTTGTCGACAAATCAACtttcatgtcaaaattttgtttttggaacACTCACTTTGTTTGCTCTTCTCCAAATTTGGTATTTCCACTGAATGTGCAATGTTGCCTGGTTATGCGATTGCCCCCACATTATTTGTTTCACCATTTGAGAAAAGTCCATGCTGACTGGCATTGAGTGTTTTTAGATGTTCTGAGCTGAGCAGTTCTCAATTGTTTCTGAATTAAAATTTCGCTTCTGGACGACTCTGACTGAGTTTGATGTTACTGAGTCAAGTAATATGGAAATTTAGATTTACTAAACAATTcattaatgaataaataaacatcTTTAAATAATATAGTTTAACTACTCTATTAGAAAAAAGTATTTGATACATATGGTTTTCTTTGCTTTTGTTAGTCCTTAAAAACTATTATTTGCATTGTTCATTGCATTTTAATCTCTAAAATATTCTCCACTTTAACACCTACATGTTATCATATAAATTTCGCATGAAAACCACAGATTGAGataataatggttaaattcgaattaaaagttaatacatttcttttcaaaataaggaCATGAATTATAGAATAAAATCCCCAAGTTCCACTACTAGCATTTAAACAACTTTGTGTGGATATGAACTTCCCAGTTTCTCTCTTATCCATTGAGATGAAGAGCTGCCTGAAGCTGTTCCTGAAAAGCTTATAGGCTTGAGTGAGTGCGAGTCGTGACTAATAGATCATTATTACTTCtctatataaaaatagtaagtTTGAAGTTTAGATCCTAAGAATATAGGAATATACAAATCACAAAAGCAGTGTGGTTCACTGATGAGTAAAAAAGAAGGAATAATACTGGTGGTACATTTTACGTAATAAAAGGAAAGGGATGCTCACgttataactaattaattataatgcTCACGGTATAACTAATTAATCGTCTTTGAACTCTTTCGTTGGCCGTGCTTCGAAGCCCCCTTCTGTTCTCTTCTCGAGTGAATAAGGCATGTACGTTCCCAGAATTCTATCCCACATGACGAAGAACGGCTGCGAGAAATTGTATTTGGTCCCATAAAGCTGATGGTGAATATCATGATATGCAgaattgtttctaaagaaaatatgaaagggGTTTCCAGGAAGCATCAATCCACAATGGTCATCAACTGTTTTGATGGTggcaaaagagaagaaaaagatggaaGTTCGTGGAGACATGCCAGAGAGGAGAAATGATAAGGCACCGCCTACTGTGTCACCAAGAAGCCCCTCCACTGGATGATTGTACAAAGCTCCAAATGCATAAGGAACAACAAGCCGATGATGCAGAGAGTGCACGTGCCGATATAAGAACTTGTTCTCGTGCATGTATCTATGCAGAAAATACTGCCACGTATCCAGAACCACCATTGCTGTGACAAATTGTCTAACTAGAGTAATAAAGGAAGATGACTGTTGTGCAGATGCCCCAGCATCGCTCCCTGACAACTGCAAAATGCAATGTTtggtaaaattaaatacaatacaGACAATTTGACAACTGAAAAAGGAATGGAATCTTAGGTTCAATTAACAAAAACCAAAAGTGGAGTAAAgataacaaaggaaaataaaaacagttaACCAACAAGCTAGAGATCACAAACACAAGCCATAACAAAGCATACTTCCACATTTATTCTGCCTACCTCATAActattaaagaataaattgaagATGGATTAGTCAGTAGATACGCAAAAGAGAAGTGCATACTAAAACGGTAAGATTATAGCTGAAAATTCATATTACAAAGACAATTCAATGCTATGATTCTCAGACTTGGAGCAAGCATATAACTAACACGTGTGCTCAATCTTTCTAAGTTATTCCATATAATTGGAGGACAATACTTACATACACGTCCAAAAATGTGTTATAAACGTGTAGCTAAGGGAAAACAAATGAGTCGGAACACCATAGATTCAATGTAACAAGGCTACTAGATGGGCTACGGGGACAGGACATGTGCAGTTGAGTATAGATAAATAAGTACTTGCTGTCCTATTTATAATAATGAGTGGATCAAAAGAAATCAAGTTGAAATCATGGCTGATTAGAGTATCCATCCAACCTTTGTAAGTCAGCCTGGACAAATATATTGCATCCAAATAATTAACTCCAAACACTTGCTTGTATCCTTGCAAAGTAATCAAGGGTAAGAATTTGGAATCATGCCTAGAAAATTTGGCAAAATCTTATGGACTAACTTCCTTTCTGAGTAAACCAAGTGACAGTCTAATTCTAAGAACGAATAGCGGTacgattaaaaaaaaagaagggcaAAGGCCCTAGCTATGAATACTGTCAGAGAGGCTTCTCTagtaaaggaaattaaaaaggaGCTAAAATTCAATGAAACACAGCATCAAAAACCATAAgataatcctaaaatcaaaaaagaaaaacaagatcgcaaccataagaagaagaaaaaatcagctataattagaaaatatagtgaaaaagaaatcaatcgTCAAagaaagttaattaattttaattttaggaaggAATTACCGTGAACAAAAGGATGGCGACAACAGCCTGAACAGATTGTTGCAAAAGAACGCCTTTAACGACAGTTTGTTTGGAGACCAAATTCTTCTCATCCTCATCCGTTTTCGAATGCAatctataattttcaaaagACCCTAAACACACATATATTCCTGAATAAATCCAGTAAACAACAATCGGAACGATAGTCCCCAATAGTTCATCGGATATAGCAAAACCCATCTCCTCTTGCTAAACAAACTTCAAATAAAACCACATCAAATTTTGAAGaggaataataataactttgtaaaaaaaagaaaaagcacaGACGACTTTGGGAATTTTCTGGTCTGTACTCTGCCGTCTGTCCCTTATAGGCTTAAACGAGAATAATGGTCAAAAGTGAcgtttttcataaataaaataataacaatgattAAGAAAAGTCTAAGAGTATAGGAAACAACTACTAATAAAAAAAgtgaagaaagaaaattcaaacatCCTATTTAGGGTTGGAATGAAAGTGAAACTTCTAAATCGACCAGAattggggaaagaaaaagaaccgACGACTGCATtcgaataaagaaaatatcatcTGAAATAATAATTCGATACATGCGGTTCCATCATGAGAAATATTTAAGATATCGATTTAGAGTGATCGGACGGAGGCGATTATAGCGTGATGGCAATTGAATCCCTACCCACTTCTTAAAAAAGTTTTGGATCCGAGTGccttattattaatattattattgttttcgaTTTCAgtatttaaatattgaattttttattaaatttgaaatattatgtaaaaattattttaattttttgaaaaaccgatcaattttatttcaattactTTTAAGCTTTACCGGCGTCCAAGTTTGAATTTTGTTTCTACTGTTATAGGTATATTATTTGTATCCAATCTGATATTTACTTGaataagttttttatattattttaattaagatttctGAATTGATAGCGCaagatttttcaaataaaagcgaAATGGTACACTCCAAGATAATGCAAAACATAAAATGCATACTGAACACCAACTTCTTTCTGTAACCGATAACGACATCGTTTTGGCTAGAAAAACAAGGGCCCCTTTCCAAAACCTAGAGAGGACTAGCTTAAAAAGATAATGGAGAAACCAATAAACATTCAAGTAAATTGCTATTTTGATGTAGTTGTTGATGGTTCTTCACTCTCACTGCCATGAACAAGCTGGTGATGATTGAATCAAGTCAATATCAGATTCATAATTAATGCttctattatattatttatataccaGAACAATTACTAGAGGATGAGTTAAAAACATACCAAGGAACCGATTTGCTCGTAGGCTTCCATTACTTTTGgatcttcttcatcttcatacCCCACTTGTAATATTCTCGGTCCATTGACAGACCACAACGCCCTTCGACCCGCTTCCTGGAGAGATGAACAAAAAATATTGTGATGCATGCAAATTCGTATTAATACAAATTCGTATAAAGTGAATAATCCTAATGCAGAAGATGCATTAAGGAAACCAAGGTAACCCGGACcgaagttttgaattttaagaaaatgaaaaagtcCATGCATTTCGAAAGCATCTAAGTTGATTTCCTAGCTTAGTTTAGTTCCATGAGAAATGATCCTCAAGTTTAGTCTAAAAGTCAGTGATGCACTTTCAACTAAATCCGtgactgaaattttaatgatctTAAATTTAGTATGTAGGTAAATAAAAAccaattagaaagaaaaaattgatttgaacagATATTATCACTGGATTTAGTTGAAAGTGTATTGATCACTCCCGGATTAAGTGGTGGAAACTTCCAATACTTTTTCCAAGAAGTAGAGACGATCATTCACTAGTTTTATAGCACCACCTGCAATAGTGCATTACTAATATATAAGGGATACATAAGAGTCAATATCTTCTGAGGACTTTAATACCATTCCTTGTCATTAATAGACACAATGAAAAACAATAACTCATGTCACAACTTTCATAGCTGGGAACTGAAGAACAATCCCCAGAAAATCTTAGAAGAAAAACTAAGAACTTTCCAGAGTCCTCTTCCAAAATTTCAGCTAATAGTTTTGTGGGTGCACAAGAAAGCTCTGCAATTTCTTAAAGGAAGTAGAATATGTTTAATGGGTTTAACAGTGTGCTACACTTAGATAGGAACAAAAGAAATATGACCAATTTTGACCTGTAAAGCAATCAGGTAAATAGCCTCCAATGCTTGAACACGAATCTCAGGATCCTTAACAGGTTCACGGTCAATGGAGAGTGCACTTCCAAGCTCAAGTGGCATTTTTGATGTGTCTTGTTCACCATATATCTGGGCAGAGGCCAAGAGATAAATgaggaaaaaaattcaagccatGAGCTTTTGCTGGATATATAAACAAGAAACTGATGAAACAAATGTGACACACCAAGCAATGCTGCCacaagacattcaaatcaaacTAAGAAATCTCTCTTCAGAGCTGACCAAAGTTACCTTGGTTCCAGCAACCGGGAGAAGCAGAGCTGGCCAAAGAAACTCTGATATCAAGAGCAAATTCTGTAGTTGATTCTCTGCTTCAAAGCAGCAGTTCCTAATAGTTCCAGAAACCTGTAACCATAAAAACAACCCGCTGATCTTAATAGGTCTAGTCAAGTACAAATTGGTTTTATTTGTATAAGCTTCGCCCCTAAGCTTGATTAGAGTAAGCTTTTACTTACAATACATGGTTGAAAAGAAACTATTCACAAGCTTAATCAAACTCTCAAATTAGTCAATTTATCTACCCACCATACTCTGAACAAGTCTACTATTGAATATTGATCCGTCAGTTATGAAGTATCAGCTCTTTCAGTTTCTTCTTACAACAAATTTCTAGCTCATTAAGCTCTTCTAATGCAAATCTCAAATTAATCTTGGGTTATATTATAGGCAGGCTATCTTATGGAAAGCCTTCCGTTAGCTCCCCTAAAACGGTTATTCTTATCAAAGACATCTGCGAGAAAAAATGCAGTAATCATTCTGGGGCTGATAAACAACCATGGGTGAGCTTTGGCCAACAAGGAAAACTGTGACCAAGCAGATGCTGTCTCGTTAACATGTAATAGGCCGTTAATGAACCAGCTTTTTCTGAGACAGTCCTAACTTGGCAACAGCAGCAAATTCTCTAAAGGACCTTACTTGTTTATAGCAATAATGCAATGAAGCAAAATGATCGAATCACTGGATCCTAGAAAAGGCTATAAATATTTCAATGCAACTTCAAAGACTTTCCACAAGGTTAGAAAGAGTTTCCAAGATTTCTGGGTCAAGCGTTATTGCCATAAAggacaagaagaagaaaactaaaagaagaagaatattcCATAAAATGAGTAATACTGAAGAAACTTACTGCTTCATTAATCAATTTTACATACCCCTTTTTTTCTCAATAGACTAGAAGAATCAAACTGTCTAATAATCTGCTTTAACAAGCCACGCTTGGGATCCAATAACATTTTCCTCCCCTCCTCTTTCTTTGAGATGTTTACAAGTATGGAACCAACATGATCAAAAGGGTCATCTTGTAAAGGTGTAACAAAAGAATGTGAGGCTGACATTTGAAGGATAAACATACAATACAAGTGTACAAGGCTATAAatgaattgaagtaaaaaaaaaaagatgtaaAACACACCACTGGTTTCACTGCATCTACAGAATGATCTTACAAGCTTCATTACATAAAGTCCTTGCATCTTATCATCTCCAATCTAAAAAGCACAAAAGGTTGCGTGATAAGTAAATGAAGTTTCCCAAAGATACGGCAGAAAAGGAGCCATAATAAGAAGCTAGATATAGACATACAACATTCAATATAAATCTTGCaatagttaaaatgaaaaaatgaccTTTTTCCCAATATTTGTATGGATTTCAAAAAAGAGTAGTAATAGTCATAGGGAATAAAACGAAAGCACCTGAAGCAAGGAAGAAATACCATCATCCAACTGTGTTAGATTAACCAGGAGCATAACCAGCAATTGAGTAATACTAGAGCCTAGCTTATACAACATATCCATGGCTATTTTAATCAACCCCATTTCAACCATCTTAGCAGCCAGTCCCGCATTTTGGGACAGATTTACAAGAGCTTCAGCAGCTGGTTCTGAAACTTCCTGCAACATTTATATATGAGAGAACCACCCCATCAAATGAAATGTGCTTGAAATCGAAAGATAGGTGCTTGTGTTAATTGATTCAAACATTTTCACTAAAATCAGTTAATGAAAAGCAGTAAGGATTAGCAAAAGAAAGTTTCTCTGTAAAAACATAAACACCTTATCATCACTCAAAAGCCTAGATAACGATGGAAGCACGGTGTTGGCATAGTTTGAAAGAGAGTGCAAGCCGTCCTCAGAGCCTGTTAAATCACGCACAATATCAACAGCAGCCTTCTTCACCTACACATATAACAGCAATAAATACCAATACAAGTAATTCAACTGAGCTTGAAACAGAAACAACCCTGAATGGAGAAACTTCTATACAAGTATATTTAAGGTTCAACGACTTGAATTCTACAAGTTGTAAAAGGAAGAACTAAAGCTGGGAATTAAATGGGGTTTTTTTGTACGAAGATGAAATGACCCAAAAATAAACTGTTTAGCTTAGTTCGAGTGCTGATAAGTAACTAAATATAGAGTAGAAGTTGAAAACTtgttaaaacaatttttaaaaagataaaaaccaGTTTCGAGAATTTTACATCAATTTGTGGCGAATTATAAGAAGCAAAATAGATGGTCACAATGAATACAGGGAAACTTACAGGAGGAGAGGGGGCAGAGAGGAAGCCTATTAGCTCTTCCAGTTCAGTCGCCATTATCGTTCTTCTGTTGATGCTCGCGACGGCGAAGCAGCGAACAATTCGTAAATAAGTGTCCTCCAAATATGATTCAAAACGACTTCGTTCCAGATTTTAATATCTTAGGTTAAATTTTACAGGTCATCCCTGCATTTCacgttttgtataattttagtcttctacttttatttgatcaaaatgGTCCTCTACTTTTTggtttgttaaaattttattctagcTGTTAATGTTTTTTGAcatgttcttttatttatatttattgacaTGGAAAAAAAATCCTCTACCCCTTTCTCATTTTATTAAGCtgctttttttttcatgaaaattgtcTTTCACCATTAACCCTCGCCCTTACACTGGGTAGGTGCcatcaatttaattacttaaggATGGAGTGGAGTTTGTATTgacattattttctaaactaaCATTCATTTGTTGTCAAAAGTAACTTGCAAAAGAATTGggataaaacataaaaaaaaaattagggtaaactataccaATTGTCCCTAAGCTCtgtttaaaattacatttggGTCACCCAACtttcaaaagttacataatAATCACTAATGATATCGAATTgttacattttggtcatttgaTCGTTAACTACCTTAAAAGGATGACATGACACgttaatttaaatagttaattgctaatttagcccttaaactattggtaaatttttattttgatacttttaaaaaaattaaccataattctaccaaaaatttaaaaaatcttaaaatttatagt harbors:
- the LOC105764517 gene encoding sphinganine C4-monooxygenase 1, coding for MGFAISDELLGTIVPIVVYWIYSGIYVCLGSFENYRLHSKTDEDEKNLVSKQTVVKGVLLQQSVQAVVAILLFTLSGSDAGASAQQSSSFITLVRQFVTAMVVLDTWQYFLHRYMHENKFLYRHVHSLHHRLVVPYAFGALYNHPVEGLLGDTVGGALSFLLSGMSPRTSIFFFSFATIKTVDDHCGLMLPGNPFHIFFRNNSAYHDIHHQLYGTKYNFSQPFFVMWDRILGTYMPYSLEKRTEGGFEARPTKEFKDD
- the LOC105764515 gene encoding uncharacterized protein LOC105764515; translation: MATELEELIGFLSAPSPPVKKAAVDIVRDLTGSEDGLHSLSNYANTVLPSLSRLLSDDKEVSEPAAEALVNLSQNAGLAAKMVEMGLIKIAMDMLYKLGSSITQLLVMLLVNLTQLDDGISSLLQIGDDKMQGLYVMKLVRSFCRCSETSDDPFDHVGSILVNISKKEEGRKMLLDPKRGLLKQIIRQFDSSSLLRKKGVSGTIRNCCFEAENQLQNLLLISEFLWPALLLPVAGTKIYGEQDTSKMPLELGSALSIDREPVKDPEIRVQALEAIYLIALQEAGRRALWSVNGPRILQVGYEDEEDPKVMEAYEQIGSLLVHGSESEEPSTTTSK
- the LOC105764519 gene encoding 60S ribosomal protein L34, translating into MVQRLTYRTRHSYATKSNQHRVVKTPGGKLVYQTTKKRASGPKCPVTGKRIQGIPHLRPAEYKRSRLPRNRRTVNRAYGGVLSGSAVRERIIRAFLVEEQKIVKKVLKIQKTKEKQSSK